The proteins below come from a single Pandoraea apista genomic window:
- a CDS encoding FliA/WhiG family RNA polymerase sigma factor, translating into MNTLLYGPVVQRRGEKRGSARVATPGQEPDALTSSPGTPSPGQPKGPSSHGWQAMPVAEEQAHVLRLMPVISRIVRSLNPQISVAIAQEDMTQIALIAALDAIRRYGPPDERFTAYAATRIRGAVLDELRRLDWRPRTLRQSSHRRRDAERELTRTLGRAPTREELSAHAGMDGATLDAAEMAGYAESIASFDQLLADGGLAANEALVERRSPEYLVSMRQRLTRALDALDEREQRVVQLYYEFDMNLEEIGEVLGLTRARICQIHQAALGKMKLALQDAGRGSARAASAPLSKCETRQRK; encoded by the coding sequence ATGAACACACTCCTGTACGGCCCTGTCGTGCAACGACGGGGCGAAAAGCGCGGTAGCGCGCGCGTGGCGACGCCCGGGCAGGAACCGGACGCCTTGACGTCGTCTCCCGGTACGCCTTCCCCCGGACAGCCGAAGGGGCCGTCGTCGCACGGATGGCAGGCGATGCCCGTGGCGGAGGAGCAGGCGCATGTCTTGCGTCTGATGCCGGTGATTTCGCGCATCGTGCGTTCGCTCAACCCGCAGATCAGCGTTGCGATTGCGCAGGAAGACATGACGCAGATCGCGCTGATTGCCGCGCTCGACGCCATTCGGCGCTACGGGCCGCCCGACGAACGTTTTACCGCTTATGCGGCAACCCGCATTCGCGGGGCCGTGCTGGATGAACTTCGGCGGCTCGACTGGCGGCCGCGCACATTACGTCAGTCGTCGCACCGTCGGCGCGATGCCGAACGGGAACTGACGCGCACCCTCGGTCGCGCACCGACCCGCGAGGAACTGAGTGCACACGCCGGCATGGACGGCGCCACGCTCGACGCGGCCGAGATGGCCGGCTACGCGGAGAGTATCGCGAGCTTCGACCAGTTGCTGGCCGACGGAGGATTGGCGGCCAACGAGGCGCTTGTCGAACGGCGAAGCCCCGAGTATCTGGTCTCCATGCGGCAGCGCCTGACACGCGCGCTCGATGCGCTCGACGAACGAGAGCAACGCGTCGTGCAGCTTTATTACGAGTTCGACATGAATCTCGAAGAGATCGGCGAAGTGCTGGGGCTGACCCGCGCCCGCATCTGCCAGATCCATCAGGCGGCGCTCGGAAAGATGAAGCTCGCCTTGCAGGACGCAGGGCGAGGCAGCGCACGCGCTGCAAGTGCACCACTATCGAAATGTGAGACGAGGCAAAGGAAATGA
- a CDS encoding flagellar hook-length control protein FliK, whose protein sequence is MIVDFTRLMKPGNADAFAPVAEGMPTDTLAQTLLSVGVPGTPVARGMEAAPGDFAATLDRSTAQALDLLWKESDAEALQGALVHTPGTETLARPDVGSPAGMPVLAIVPGAPAMPDGADSLVTGDTVSMPRDIPVTRAADTSVADNSARVAPGTPASTNESLRDAVTPHIETLLAAHEHRMRGALGRHTPAGPNPSNEGTTGALASAGGVAVVRAAAVSLPLGPAGPSMAVLTTATDPAMLAAAPIDSGSAQALRGAFPPATFGNAVTGELSAAATSGGYLSANVAAGDATTVARTLSERVHAMTEKGVHEARLRLTPAELGDIAIVVRKSPMQLSVSLQVARPEALSLVQGTAALLRDMLSQRHAGEVQVSVAGMPSDGGDGGAGHARERHSGDEQSGDEGPGLALGEAARERKAFRL, encoded by the coding sequence ATGATCGTTGATTTCACACGTCTCATGAAACCCGGCAACGCTGACGCATTCGCACCGGTGGCAGAAGGAATGCCGACCGACACGCTGGCGCAGACGCTGCTGTCCGTTGGGGTTCCAGGGACTCCCGTCGCTCGCGGCATGGAAGCAGCGCCGGGTGATTTCGCCGCGACACTCGATCGCTCGACGGCGCAGGCGCTCGATCTGCTTTGGAAAGAGAGTGACGCCGAGGCGTTGCAAGGCGCGCTTGTGCATACGCCGGGGACGGAGACGTTGGCACGACCCGACGTGGGCTCACCTGCCGGCATGCCAGTGCTAGCCATTGTGCCGGGCGCGCCTGCCATGCCGGACGGCGCGGACTCGCTGGTGACGGGCGACACCGTGTCGATGCCACGCGACATTCCCGTCACGCGGGCGGCCGATACCTCCGTCGCCGACAATTCGGCGCGTGTCGCACCCGGCACACCTGCGTCGACCAACGAATCGCTGCGCGATGCGGTAACGCCCCATATCGAGACGTTGCTGGCGGCACATGAGCATCGGATGCGTGGCGCGCTCGGAAGGCATACGCCAGCCGGGCCGAATCCGTCGAACGAAGGCACCACCGGTGCGTTGGCGTCTGCTGGAGGTGTCGCGGTGGTGCGTGCCGCTGCCGTCTCGTTGCCTCTCGGTCCGGCAGGCCCGTCGATGGCGGTGCTGACAACGGCTACCGACCCGGCAATGCTGGCCGCAGCCCCTATCGACAGCGGTAGTGCACAAGCGCTCCGTGGAGCGTTTCCCCCTGCGACCTTCGGCAACGCCGTTACGGGCGAGCTGTCTGCCGCTGCGACATCGGGCGGCTATCTGAGCGCCAATGTAGCGGCTGGCGATGCGACGACTGTGGCCCGCACGCTGTCCGAACGGGTTCATGCCATGACGGAAAAGGGTGTCCACGAAGCGCGCCTGCGCCTGACGCCGGCCGAGTTGGGGGACATCGCCATCGTGGTTCGCAAGTCGCCCATGCAACTCAGCGTGAGCTTGCAGGTGGCGCGCCCCGAGGCGTTGAGCCTTGTGCAAGGCACTGCGGCGTTGCTGCGCGACATGCTCTCGCAACGTCACGCGGGAGAGGTGCAGGTGAGCGTTGCAGGCATGCCGTCAGATGGCGGCGACGGGGGGGCGGGCCACGCGCGCGAGCGGCATTCGGGTGACGAACAGTCCGGTGACGAAGGCCCGGGGCTCGCGCTGGGCGAAGCGGCACGCGAGCGTAAGGCGTTCCGATTATGA
- the fliS gene encoding flagellar export chaperone FliS, which produces MTYQQYRTSDLDARIAGATPLQLMLILLEGLLDELARVRGHIEHSRHDARLRSVTKCLNLVNGLASHIDVADGPGVTQPLTAVYDFCMRGIAQASVELDLAKLDEVVAVVAQLTQGWRALETRRG; this is translated from the coding sequence ATGACTTACCAGCAATACCGTACCTCCGACCTCGATGCGCGCATCGCAGGGGCAACGCCCTTGCAACTTATGCTGATCCTTCTGGAAGGGCTGCTCGACGAGTTGGCCCGCGTGCGTGGACATATCGAACACTCACGCCACGATGCGCGCCTGCGCAGCGTGACCAAATGCCTGAACCTGGTCAACGGGCTGGCATCGCATATCGATGTGGCCGATGGGCCCGGGGTCACGCAGCCCCTCACTGCGGTGTATGACTTCTGCATGCGTGGCATTGCACAGGCCAGCGTGGAACTCGACCTCGCCAAGCTCGACGAGGTCGTGGCGGTCGTCGCACAACTCACGCAGGGTTGGCGGGCGCTGGAGACGCGGCGTGGCTGA
- the fliD gene encoding flagellar filament capping protein FliD, translating to MLQVKNRIDDMAAEIAQRKMGAEFGRLGKDKAGAEARQKGVETLKDVLGNFEKQLRRIGDSADLHQHKATQSSDSAFSVKLDKGSQQLDFDVHVEQLAAVHQVQIMNVEALADGKVKINGRADSIALNTSGLDLTTAEGVRELARRINANPDLKDVVRADLRHVPGQPTPYLLLSATKSGAGAKFDLQASTGNALAGSDATVLAQGQNAIVRIGNQGTPEFYPSNEVTLFTGVTLSLKKANAAGETTRVSVTPDMDGTATNMRALVQAYDAVRKQLRDLMDPGTPGASMSPDGDDKGDVKPAGAFYADAGVRALLRDLERNFERPVTIDGKTFDPTQFGVKRNADGSVTFDQKRFEAAYAGDKALLTQWFGESADVMKRDTRIDLDKQPAGMRLAVRIREWTDEITGVLKHRTDTDEVTTQRLAAKEDKLKARFLALVARYTNELARAEQVQQQMKETRGFVDALFRGSRKSGD from the coding sequence ATGCTGCAAGTGAAAAACCGTATCGACGATATGGCCGCCGAAATCGCCCAGAGAAAGATGGGAGCGGAGTTCGGTCGTCTGGGTAAGGACAAGGCCGGTGCTGAAGCTCGTCAGAAGGGTGTGGAGACGCTCAAGGACGTTCTCGGCAATTTCGAGAAGCAACTCCGGCGTATCGGCGACAGCGCAGACCTGCATCAGCACAAGGCAACGCAGTCGAGCGATTCGGCGTTCTCCGTCAAGCTCGACAAGGGCTCGCAACAACTCGATTTCGACGTGCACGTTGAGCAACTCGCGGCCGTTCATCAGGTGCAGATCATGAACGTGGAGGCGCTCGCCGACGGCAAGGTGAAGATCAACGGGCGCGCAGACTCAATCGCGTTGAACACCTCAGGCCTTGATTTGACGACGGCCGAGGGGGTTCGCGAGCTTGCCAGACGAATCAACGCCAATCCGGATTTGAAGGACGTGGTTCGCGCCGACCTGCGGCATGTGCCCGGGCAGCCGACACCATATTTGCTGCTGAGCGCGACGAAATCCGGTGCCGGTGCGAAGTTCGATTTGCAGGCGTCGACAGGCAACGCTCTCGCGGGGAGCGACGCGACGGTGCTTGCACAAGGGCAGAACGCCATCGTGCGGATCGGCAACCAGGGAACCCCCGAGTTTTACCCAAGCAATGAAGTCACGCTCTTCACTGGCGTAACGCTCTCGCTGAAGAAGGCCAATGCCGCAGGCGAGACTACGCGCGTGTCGGTCACACCCGACATGGACGGCACGGCCACCAACATGCGTGCCCTCGTGCAAGCGTACGACGCGGTGCGCAAGCAACTGCGCGACCTGATGGACCCCGGCACGCCGGGCGCATCGATGTCGCCCGACGGCGACGACAAGGGCGACGTCAAACCGGCCGGAGCGTTCTATGCCGACGCCGGCGTGCGCGCGCTGTTGCGCGATCTCGAACGCAATTTCGAGCGGCCCGTGACGATCGACGGCAAGACGTTCGACCCGACCCAGTTCGGCGTGAAGCGAAATGCCGACGGTTCGGTCACGTTCGATCAAAAGCGCTTTGAAGCCGCGTATGCCGGCGACAAGGCGCTGCTGACCCAGTGGTTCGGCGAGAGCGCGGATGTGATGAAGCGCGACACCCGCATCGATCTGGACAAACAACCGGCCGGCATGCGTCTTGCCGTGCGGATTCGCGAGTGGACCGACGAGATCACCGGCGTACTCAAGCACCGCACGGACACCGACGAAGTCACCACGCAGCGGCTCGCTGCCAAAGAAGACAAGCTCAAAGCCCGTTTTCTGGCGCTCGTGGCGCGCTATACCAATGAACTGGCTCGCGCCGAGCAGGTTCAGCAACAAATGAAAGAGACACGCGGTTTTGTCGACGCGCTCTTTCGTGGATCGCGCAAGTCGGGCGATTGA